In a genomic window of Hypanus sabinus isolate sHypSab1 unplaced genomic scaffold, sHypSab1.hap1 scaffold_715, whole genome shotgun sequence:
- the LOC132389943 gene encoding zinc finger protein 229-like gives MAHQRVHTREWPFTCSDSGKGFTRSSEVMAHQRVHTGERPFICSECGKGFILPSKLKIHQRVHTGERPFTCSDCGKGFTQSSYLLVHQSVHTGERAFTCSECGKGFTQSSTLMAHQRVHSGERLFTCSDCGRGFTRSYKLKVHQRVHTGERPFTCSDCGKGFTQSSVLKLHQRVHTGERPFTCSDCGKGFTCSSQLKVHQRVHTGERPFTCSVCGKGFTLSPHLLRHQLVHTGEWPFTCSVCGKGFTESSVLQRHQSVHTGKWQFTCSDCGKGFNRSSHLLLHQSAHTGKGPFTCSVCGKGFISSSQLKIHQRFHTGERPFSCTDCGKGFTMSSHLKVHQRVHTGERPFTCSDCGKGFTSSSQLKVHQRVHTGERPFTCSDCGKGFTRTYQLQRHQRVHTG, from the coding sequence atggctcaccagcgagttcacaccagggagtggccgttcacctgctcagactctgggaagggattcactcggtcatctgaagtaatggctcaccagcgagttcacactggggagaggccgttcatctgctcagaatgtggaaagggattcatttTGCCATctaaactgaagatacatcagagagttcacactggagagaggccattcacctgctcagattgtgggaagggattcactcagtcatcctacctactggtacaccagtcagttcacactggggaaagggcgttcacttgctcagagtgtgggaaaggatttactcaatcatccaccctaatggctcaccagcgagttcatagTGGGGagcggctgttcacctgctcggactgtgggagggggttcACTCGGTCatataaactgaaggtacatcagcgagttcacactggagagaggccattcacctgctcggactgtgggaagggattcactcagtcatctgtactgaagttacatcagcgagttcacactggggagcggccgttcacctgctcagactgtgggaagggattcacttgctcatctcaactgaaggtacatcagcgagttcatactggggagaggccgttcacctgttcagtctgtgggaagggattcactttgtcacctcacctactgagacaccagttagttcacactggggagtggccattcacttgctcagtctgtggaaagggattcactgaatcatctgtcctgcagagacaccaatcagttcacactggcaagtggcagttcacctgctcagactgtgggaagggattcaatcgGTCATCTCACCTGCTGTTACACCAGTCAGCCCATACAGGGAAagggccgttcacctgctcagtctgtgggaagggtttcatttcatcatctcaactgaagatacatcagcgatttcacaccggggagaggcctttctcttgcacagactgtgggaagggattcactatgtcatctcatctgaaggtacaccagcgagttcacactggggagaggccattcacttgctcagactgtgggaagggattcacttcgtcatctcaactgaaggtacatcagagagttcacactggggagaggccattcacctgctcagactgtgggaagggattcactcggacatatcaactacagagacaccagcgagttcacactgggtag